One region of Pseudoalteromonas galatheae genomic DNA includes:
- a CDS encoding DUF5666 domain-containing protein — protein sequence MDKKWLLPSLLASSSLFLVACGGGSGSDTDPQPGDNTGTKGSIKVIVQGLPAGADADLTLTGPASYSEDITSTTTLNALANGEYKLTATSRSVNQALYQPNENSVTVDLSGNEEETITITYRTSVSAQGTVTGFGSVYVNGVRYETTPDQQANLKVGMQVNLQGKQGADGDFALADSISYDATAKGVVTAVDYAKQIITVLGQEFSVDKRTKLEVAFTEVTTGDFVEISALHQGQGQYVATRIDVEEQNGEFEVEGRVSELNLDAKTFKLGALIVDYSQATAVEGTIENDAIVEVEASNLPVEGVLLADSVEVESANSAPSGAVAKFEGIVTQVSDDAFAIGGHTFTLSDETDYKKGYDDDLQVGMRVFVLAVATEEGLIAKKVRFDKHSEIELTGVIDAIDLEAQTLTVFGSNYFVDNYTQFEDESDAEDKELKLEKLNIGDVVEIEAFGFESAYVVRDLERISASDFNDQQEHEVEGKVTAVNAAEQTITVGKLVFAINGATELELESDVDLTVFFEQVAAGDIAEVDYVIQGDALIATKVEVDDKDDDFDDRTFELSGKVSDFNPVDATFSLNGKTVFFDENTEFKNGIFVNDDFVEVKAIQRADGSVFALKIEIESEDGIELEVEGDVTNFVSASEFMVNGISITTDNNTEFKDGSSENLANGVSVEVEGVLTQDNVLLAKKVEFDDDDAEEVEIAGVIEDLVKDSPFDYQFNLGAQRVQVTANTEFKHGNFEKLDNGLEVEVEGYTIDGVTVVAKELKFQAIKYVEVEGVITQVDSATMFYVLGQKIKVSEQTQFEDGSQSDIATGKNVEVEGYLVTEDGETYIQAEKVEFED from the coding sequence ATGGATAAAAAATGGTTGTTACCATCGTTATTGGCATCGAGTAGCCTTTTTTTGGTTGCTTGTGGGGGCGGAAGTGGAAGTGATACCGATCCGCAGCCTGGTGATAACACAGGAACTAAAGGTTCAATAAAAGTCATTGTGCAGGGTTTACCAGCTGGTGCAGATGCGGACTTAACGCTAACAGGCCCTGCTAGCTATAGCGAAGATATTACAAGTACGACAACTCTAAATGCTTTAGCAAATGGGGAGTATAAATTAACGGCTACTTCTCGCTCTGTGAATCAAGCACTCTATCAGCCAAATGAAAACTCGGTTACTGTCGATTTGAGTGGTAATGAAGAAGAAACCATCACCATTACCTACCGTACATCAGTAAGTGCACAGGGAACGGTAACTGGATTTGGCAGTGTGTACGTAAATGGTGTGCGTTATGAGACGACGCCAGATCAGCAAGCCAATCTTAAAGTGGGTATGCAGGTAAATCTGCAAGGTAAGCAAGGCGCAGATGGTGATTTTGCATTAGCTGACTCCATTAGCTATGACGCAACCGCTAAAGGTGTGGTTACGGCAGTCGACTACGCCAAACAAATAATCACTGTTTTGGGTCAAGAATTTAGTGTTGATAAACGTACGAAATTAGAGGTAGCTTTCACAGAAGTAACCACAGGTGATTTCGTGGAGATCAGTGCGTTGCATCAAGGGCAGGGTCAGTATGTTGCTACCCGCATCGATGTGGAAGAACAAAATGGCGAGTTTGAGGTTGAAGGCAGGGTTTCTGAACTAAACCTTGATGCCAAGACATTTAAATTAGGCGCGCTTATTGTTGACTACAGTCAAGCAACAGCGGTTGAAGGCACAATAGAAAATGATGCAATAGTAGAAGTAGAAGCATCAAACTTACCTGTAGAAGGCGTTTTACTTGCTGATAGCGTCGAAGTTGAAAGCGCCAATTCAGCGCCTTCGGGAGCTGTGGCTAAATTCGAAGGAATAGTAACGCAAGTCAGTGACGATGCTTTTGCAATTGGCGGCCATACTTTTACATTGAGCGATGAGACTGACTATAAGAAAGGCTACGATGACGACTTACAAGTCGGTATGCGTGTATTTGTGCTTGCAGTTGCAACTGAAGAAGGTTTAATCGCCAAAAAAGTACGCTTTGATAAGCACTCTGAAATCGAATTAACCGGTGTCATTGACGCAATTGATCTTGAAGCACAAACACTAACGGTATTTGGTAGCAATTATTTTGTAGATAACTATACCCAATTTGAAGATGAGTCAGATGCTGAGGACAAAGAATTAAAACTCGAGAAGCTTAATATTGGCGATGTCGTTGAAATCGAAGCTTTTGGCTTTGAAAGTGCTTATGTCGTGAGAGACTTAGAGCGCATCTCTGCGAGTGATTTTAATGATCAGCAAGAGCATGAAGTTGAAGGAAAAGTTACTGCTGTGAATGCAGCTGAGCAGACAATCACTGTTGGTAAACTGGTCTTTGCTATCAATGGAGCAACCGAACTTGAGCTTGAGAGTGATGTTGATCTAACGGTATTTTTTGAACAAGTGGCAGCAGGTGATATCGCGGAAGTTGACTATGTGATCCAAGGTGATGCACTTATTGCCACGAAAGTTGAGGTTGACGACAAAGACGACGACTTTGATGACCGAACTTTTGAATTATCAGGTAAAGTTTCGGACTTTAACCCTGTCGATGCAACTTTTAGCCTCAATGGTAAAACCGTGTTTTTTGATGAAAACACCGAGTTTAAAAACGGCATATTTGTTAATGACGACTTCGTTGAAGTCAAAGCGATTCAGCGTGCCGACGGCTCAGTTTTTGCGCTTAAAATTGAAATCGAATCTGAAGACGGCATTGAGCTTGAAGTTGAAGGTGACGTCACCAACTTTGTCTCAGCGTCTGAGTTTATGGTGAATGGCATTTCAATTACCACGGATAACAATACTGAGTTTAAAGATGGAAGCAGTGAAAACTTAGCTAATGGCGTCTCTGTTGAGGTCGAAGGGGTGTTAACCCAAGATAACGTACTATTGGCTAAGAAAGTTGAATTTGATGATGACGATGCCGAAGAAGTAGAGATTGCGGGGGTTATTGAAGACTTAGTTAAGGACTCTCCGTTTGATTATCAGTTCAATCTCGGCGCGCAGCGTGTTCAAGTTACCGCAAACACAGAGTTTAAGCATGGTAATTTTGAAAAACTAGATAATGGTTTAGAAGTGGAAGTCGAAGGATACACCATAGATGGCGTGACAGTGGTTGCTAAAGAGCTGAAGTTTCAAGCAATAAAGTACGTAGAAGTTGAGGGGGTAATCACGCAAGTTGATTCAGCAACCATGTTTTATGTGCTAGGCCAAAAAATTAAAGTGTCTGAGCAAACTCAGTTTGAAGATGGTAGTCAGTCTGATATTGCAACGGGTAAAAACGTTGAAGTGGAGGGCTATTTAGTAACCGAGGATGGTGAAACTTATATTCAAGCAGAAAAAGTAGAGTTCGAAGACTAA